Proteins encoded together in one Puntigrus tetrazona isolate hp1 unplaced genomic scaffold, ASM1883169v1 S000000528, whole genome shotgun sequence window:
- the dio3a gene encoding iodothyronine deiodinase 3a yields the protein MITAKALKNALACLVILPRFLVAAFMLWCLDFLCVRKRVLFHLRSEEEEEVEDPPLCISDNSRMFSWESLKAVFHGHKLDWMKSARLGRDAPNSEVVPLADPTRKRVLDFARAQRPLVLNFGSCSUPPFMTRLKAFQRLVLQYADVADALVIYIEEAHPSDGWVSSDAPYQIRQHRSLEERLRAARLMALEAPGVAIVADSMENSCNSAYGAYFDRLYIVQDGKVVYQGGRGPEGYRISELRLWLDQYRKRLRDAVIRV from the coding sequence ATGATCACGGCCAAGGCGCTGAAGAACGCGCTGGCGTGTTTGGTGATCCTGCCGCGTTTTCTCGTCGCCGCGTTCATGCTGTGGTGTCTTGATTTTCTGTGCGTGAGGAAAAGAGTTTTGTTCCATCTGAGgagcgaggaggaggaggaggtggaagACCCTCCGCTGTGCATCTCCGACAACAGCCGCATGTTCAGCTGGGAGTCGCTCAAAGCGGTTTTTCACGGACACAAGCTGGACTGGATGAAGTCCGCGCGTCTCGGCCGCGACGCGCCCAACAGCGAAGTGGTTCCGCTCGCCGACCCGACGCGCAAACGCGTGCTGGACTTCGCCCGCGCTCAGAGGCCGCTGGTGCTCAATTTCGGGAGCTGCAGCTGACCGCCGTTCATGACGCGTCTCAAGGCGTTCCAGCGGCTCGTTCTCCAGTACGCGGACGTCGCCGACGCGCTGGTGATTTACATCGAGGAGGCGCATCCCTCCGACGGGTGGGTGAGCTCCGACGCCCCGTACCAGATCCGCCAGCACCGGAGTCTGGAGGAGAGGCTGCGCGCGGCGCGGCTGATGGCGTTGGAGGCGCCGGGCGTCGCGATAGTCGCAGACAGTATGGAGAACTCGTGCAACAGCGCGTACGGAGCCTATTTTGACAGACTCTACATCGTCCAGGACGGGAAGGTGGTGTATCAGGGCGGCAGGGGACCGGAGGGATACCGGATCTCCGAGCTGCGGCTCTGGCTGGATCAGTACCGCAAGCGGCTGCGCGACGCCGTGATCCGCGTCTAA
- the ppp2r5ca gene encoding serine/threonine-protein phosphatase 2A 56 kDa regulatory subunit gamma isoform isoform X1, with translation MVEYINHNRNVITEPIYPEVVHMFAVNMFRALPPSSNPTGAEFDPEEDEPTLEAAWPHLQLVYEFFLRFLESPDFQPNIAKKYIDQKFVMQLLELFDSEDPRERDFLKTTLHRIYGKFLGLRAYIRKQINNIFYRFIYETEHHNGIAELLEILGSIINGFALPLKEEHKIFLLKVLLPLHKVKSLSVYHPQLAYCVVQFLEKDSTLTEPVVMALLKYWPKTHSPKEVMFLNELEEILDVIEPSEFVKVMEPLFRQLAKCVSSPHFQVAERALYYWNNEYIMSLISDNAAKILPIMFPALYRNSKSHWNKTIHGLIYNALKLFMEMNQKLFDDCTQQFRAEKNKEKAKLKEREEAWMKIESLAKSNPQYVLYVDPSGLNSPVEMETDGPFIEDVQMLKKTVQARAIQMSREQRKERPLVRRKSDLPQDSFTTKALETHRRAEEMLTNHD, from the exons ATGGTGGAGTACATCAACCACAATCGCAATGTCATCACGGAGCCCATTTACCCCGAGGTGGTGCACATG TTCGCGGTGAACATGTTCAGGGCTCTGCCTCCTTCATCGAACCCGACGGGAGCAGAGTTCGACCCGGAGGAGGATGAACCCACTCTAGAAGCAGCTTGGCCTCATCTTCAG CTGGTGTACGAGTTCTTCCTGCGCTTTCTAGAGTCCCCCGACTTTCAGCCGAACATCGCCAAGAAATACATCGATCAGAAGTTTGTGATGCAG CTTCTGGAGCTGTTTGACAGTGAAGATCCACGAGAGAGAGATTTCCTGAAAACCACGCTGCACCGAATATACGGAAAGTTTCTTGGGCTGCGGGCTTACATtagaaagcaaataaataacatattttacag GTTTATTTATGAGACGGAGCATCACAACGGAATCGCTGAGTTACTGGAGATCCTGGGAAG CATCATCAACGGCTTCGCTCTGCCGTTAAAAGAGGAGCACAAGATCTTCCTGCTGAAGGTTTTACTGCCGCTGCACAAAGTCAAGTCTCTGAGCGTCTATCACCCGCAG CTGGCGTATTGCGTGGTTCAGTTCCTGGAGAAGGACAGCACCCTCACCGAACCG GTGGTCATGGCTCTGCTCAAGTACTGGCCCAAGACTCACAGCCCGAAGGAGGTGATGTTCCTCAACGAGCTGGAGGAGATCCTGGACGTGATCGAGCCGTCCGAGTTCGTGAAGGTCATGGAGCCGCTCTTCCGTCAGCTGGCCAAGTGTGTGTCCAGCCCTCACTTCCAG GTGGCGGAGAGAGCGCTTTATTACTGGAATAACGAGTACATCATGAGTCTCATCAGCGACAACGCAGCTAAGATCTTACCCATCATGTTCCCGGCGCTTTACCGCAACTCCAAGAGCCACTGGAACAA GACCATTCACGGCTTGATCTACAACGCACTGAAGCTCTTCATGGAGATGAACCAGAAGCTGTTTGACGACTGCACGCAGCAGTTCAGAGCCGAGAAGAACAA AGAGAAGGCCAAGCTGAAGGAGCGAGAGGAGGCCTGGATGAAGATCGAGAGTCTGGCCAAGTCCAACCCGCAG TACGTTTTGTATGTTGATCCGTCTGGACTAAACAGTCCTGTAGAAATGGAGACTGATGGTCCCTTTATAGAAGATGTTCAGATGTTAAAAAAGACAGTGCAGGCCAGAGCCATTCAG atGTCGAGGGAGCAGAGGAAGGAGCGTCCTCTCGTCAGACGTAAATCTGATCTTCCTCAGGACTCCTTCACCACCAAAGCCTTGGAGACGCACCGGCGCGCTGAAGAGATGCTGACCAATCACGACTAG
- the ppp2r5ca gene encoding serine/threonine-protein phosphatase 2A 56 kDa regulatory subunit gamma isoform isoform X2, with protein MVEYINHNRNVITEPIYPEVVHMFAVNMFRALPPSSNPTGAEFDPEEDEPTLEAAWPHLQLVYEFFLRFLESPDFQPNIAKKYIDQKFVMQLLELFDSEDPRERDFLKTTLHRIYGKFLGLRAYIRKQINNIFYRFIYETEHHNGIAELLEILGSIINGFALPLKEEHKIFLLKVLLPLHKVKSLSVYHPQLAYCVVQFLEKDSTLTEPVVMALLKYWPKTHSPKEVMFLNELEEILDVIEPSEFVKVMEPLFRQLAKCVSSPHFQVAERALYYWNNEYIMSLISDNAAKILPIMFPALYRNSKSHWNKTIHGLIYNALKLFMEMNQKLFDDCTQQFRAEKNKEKAKLKEREEAWMKIESLAKSNPQMSREQRKERPLVRRKSDLPQDSFTTKALETHRRAEEMLTNHD; from the exons ATGGTGGAGTACATCAACCACAATCGCAATGTCATCACGGAGCCCATTTACCCCGAGGTGGTGCACATG TTCGCGGTGAACATGTTCAGGGCTCTGCCTCCTTCATCGAACCCGACGGGAGCAGAGTTCGACCCGGAGGAGGATGAACCCACTCTAGAAGCAGCTTGGCCTCATCTTCAG CTGGTGTACGAGTTCTTCCTGCGCTTTCTAGAGTCCCCCGACTTTCAGCCGAACATCGCCAAGAAATACATCGATCAGAAGTTTGTGATGCAG CTTCTGGAGCTGTTTGACAGTGAAGATCCACGAGAGAGAGATTTCCTGAAAACCACGCTGCACCGAATATACGGAAAGTTTCTTGGGCTGCGGGCTTACATtagaaagcaaataaataacatattttacag GTTTATTTATGAGACGGAGCATCACAACGGAATCGCTGAGTTACTGGAGATCCTGGGAAG CATCATCAACGGCTTCGCTCTGCCGTTAAAAGAGGAGCACAAGATCTTCCTGCTGAAGGTTTTACTGCCGCTGCACAAAGTCAAGTCTCTGAGCGTCTATCACCCGCAG CTGGCGTATTGCGTGGTTCAGTTCCTGGAGAAGGACAGCACCCTCACCGAACCG GTGGTCATGGCTCTGCTCAAGTACTGGCCCAAGACTCACAGCCCGAAGGAGGTGATGTTCCTCAACGAGCTGGAGGAGATCCTGGACGTGATCGAGCCGTCCGAGTTCGTGAAGGTCATGGAGCCGCTCTTCCGTCAGCTGGCCAAGTGTGTGTCCAGCCCTCACTTCCAG GTGGCGGAGAGAGCGCTTTATTACTGGAATAACGAGTACATCATGAGTCTCATCAGCGACAACGCAGCTAAGATCTTACCCATCATGTTCCCGGCGCTTTACCGCAACTCCAAGAGCCACTGGAACAA GACCATTCACGGCTTGATCTACAACGCACTGAAGCTCTTCATGGAGATGAACCAGAAGCTGTTTGACGACTGCACGCAGCAGTTCAGAGCCGAGAAGAACAA AGAGAAGGCCAAGCTGAAGGAGCGAGAGGAGGCCTGGATGAAGATCGAGAGTCTGGCCAAGTCCAACCCGCAG atGTCGAGGGAGCAGAGGAAGGAGCGTCCTCTCGTCAGACGTAAATCTGATCTTCCTCAGGACTCCTTCACCACCAAAGCCTTGGAGACGCACCGGCGCGCTGAAGAGATGCTGACCAATCACGACTAG